The DNA segment TCATATGAGCGCCGGCATTGATCCTGGCTATCCACAACTGGCGGAAATCTCTCTTCTTGACCCGCCGGTCACGGAAAGCATAAACCAAGGCGCGATCAACTGCCTCGGTTGCTGTTTTATAGAGGCGCGACTTGCCTCCCCGATATCCTTTGGCAAGCTTCAGCACCTTGTTTCTTCTTCTGCGGGCCTTAAAGCCCCGTGTTACGCGTGGCATTTGTAAACTCCTTTTTATCCTGCCCGCCGGGAAAACCGACGGGCTCTCTAGGCTGTCACTGACCAGCCTGCATTAAAACCAGCAGGTTGGTAATGAGCCAGAATCATTACATATACGGTAAAATCTTCCGAATTCCCTTGAGGTTGGTAGCATCAACCATATCGGATTGACGCAAACCGCGCTTTCGTTTCGTTGATTTTTTGGTCAGGATGTGGCTGGAAAACGCCTTGGAGCGTTTGATTTTTCCTGATCCAGTAACTTTGAAGCGCTTGGCGGCGCCTCGATTGGTTTTCATTTTCGGCATGATAGAACTCCTTTCACCTCAATATCACAATCGCTGGCGATTGCTCTTTCTTTTAAAAAATGAGCTTAACGGGGCTCAAACAAAAAAATTATCCTTTTGGTCCTACAAACATCACCAGTTGCCGACCTTCCATCTTCGGTTCTTGGATAATGGTTGCATCCTCTTTCAAGGCTTCGGCGATCTTATTCATTGAATCGAGGCCGATGGTTTCACAGTACACAATCTCCCGGCCACGAAAACGCATGGTGAGTTTCACCTTGTTTTTTTCGGCAAGGAATTTCTTGATATTCTTTATTTTAAAATTGAGATCGTGGTCATCGGTTTTTGGCCGGAACTTGATCTCTTTTGTTTCAATAACTGTCTGCTTCTTTTTAGCTTCTTGTGTTTTTTTCTTCTGCTCGTAGCGAAATTTATCGTAATTCATCACCCGGCAAACGGGTGGGTCAGCATTCTCCGAAACAACCACCAAATCGAGACCTGCTTCAAATGCTATGTTTTTTGCTTCTTCGGACGAAACAATTCCCAATTGATTGCCATCAGCATCAATAAGTCTGACCTTGGGGAAGCGAATTGCCTCGTTGGTTACTGATTGTCCTTCTCGCTGTGCCGGTACACTCCTGCCTTTTCTGTTAATAACTTTACCTCCTCGATTCTACGAGCTTGATATTGCAAATCGTCCTGAGAGGATGCCAATGGCATGCACCCAGGCAATACATTCTACCGTTTTCGCCTAGTATCCGCGCCCTGTCCGGACCTCAGATGCTATTTTTTCGGCAAACTCGGCTATGGCCATTGGTGGCAGGTTAGCCCCGTCACGCTGGCGAACGGTTACCGTCTGTTCAGATTTTTCTTTGTCACCGATGATAAGCATGTACGGTATTTTAGCAACTTGCGCTTCTCTGATTTTATAGTTCAATTTTTCGTTACGCAAATCCTTTTCTACTCGCACACCGGCTTTGCGAAGCTGTTGATATATTTCTTCACAATAATCGGCCTGGTCGTCAGTGATATTCAGAATTCGTGCCTGCACCGGGGCAAACCATAGGGGGAAGGCCCCAGCATAGTGCTCAATGAGCACGCCGATAAAACGTTCCAGGGAGCCCATCAAGGCTCGATGAATCATTATCGGTTGGTGGTCGGCGTTATCGGTGCCAGTAAAGTGCATCTGAAATCGTTCCGGCAGATTGAAGTCGACTTGGATGGTCGAACACTGCCAGGAGCGGCCCAGCTGGTCCTTGATTTTAATATCGATCTTCGGTCCGTAAAAAACGCCTTCGCCTGGATCGATTTTGTAGGCAAGCCCCCTGTTTTCTAGGGCGAGCTTCAATGCCTCAGTGGCCTTTTCCCAGTTTTCGTCGCTGCCGACGTACTTGGCCGGGCGAGTCGATAAGTAAATATCATAATCGGCAAAGCCAAAAGAACGCAGGATATGCAGGTTGAGATCGAGAATATTGAGGATCTCATCTTCAAGCTGGTCCGGCCGGCAAAAGATGTGGGCGTCGTCCTGGGTAAAACCGCGAACCCTGAGCAGCCCATGCAGTGCGCCGGCCCGTTCGTAGCGATAGACTGTGCCCAGTTCGCACCAGCGGATCGGCAAATCGCGATAACTTCTTTTGTCGCTGTTGAAAATACCGATATGGAAAGGGCAATTCATCGGCTTCAGCTGATACTTCACTTCATCGATATCCATCGACGAGTACATATTCTCGCTGTAGAAATCGAGATGGCCCGAGGTTTTCCAAAGATCCTGCCGAGCGATATGGGGCGTGTACAGCAGCTCGTAGTCGTGCCGGTAGTGCTCGTCTTTCCAAAAGTCCTCAATGAGGCGGCGAAGCTGGGCCCCCTTTGGCTGCCAGAGAATAAGACCGGGACCGATTTCGTCCTTGATGGTGAAAAGCTGAAGCTCTTTTCCCAACTTGCGATGGTCGCGTTTTTTTGCTTCTTCGAGGTCGCTGAGATATTTTTTCAGGTCTTTTTTATCAAAGAAGGCGGTACCGTAAATGCGTTGCAGGACATCGCGGGTTTCATCGCCGCGCCAATAAGCACCAGCCACGCGCAGGAGTTTGAATGCCCTGATGAACGAGGTGTTGGGCAGGTGCGGGCCACGGCAGAGATCGGCGAATTCACCAACCTGATACAGGGAGACTGACTCGGTTCGCAGATCCTCTATGAGCTCGACCTTAAATTTTTCCTGCTCGGCCGTAAACCTCTTGATGGCATCACTGCTCGATATTTCAGTTCGTTGAAATGGCAGAGCCCGGCGACCCAGCTCTTCCATCTTCGCCTCGATCGCCTCGAAATCTTCCGGGCTAAAAGGCTGGGTGTGCAGAAAATCGTAGTAAAACCCGTTTTCTATCGATGGGCCTATGGCTATTTTAACCTCTTTGCCGAAGATCTCCCGTACAGCCAGGGCCATGATATGGGCCGTGCTGTGACGCAGGACATCGAGTGCCTCATCGCTGCCGATTTGAATCGGGACGAGTTCAGTATCGGTGTGGAGGGGGGTAGCAAAGTCGACAATAGCCTCGCCTATCCGGGCGGCAACGGTGAGTTTTCGTTGCTTGTTGGAGAGGAGTGAGGATAGCGCCTCCTGTACTGTGGTCCCTGCGGGCACAGATATCGATTCTCCTTCGAATAGGGTGACTGTAATTTCAGGCATGAGGTATTTGTATATAAAAAAGAAGGCTAAAGAATTAACACCTTTGCAAAGGAGTTCTTACTTTAGCCTTTTATCTTGGTAGGCGCGGAGGGGATTGAACCCACGACATCCACCACGTCAAGGTGGCGCTCTCCCACTGAGCTACGCGCCTGGGTAACTCTATTCGCCACGGAACCGTTGGTTCCGCTTCAGCGGCTTCCCGGGCTGGCAAGAGCCATTTATTAACATGATTGAATAGGCGGTGCAACATTTTTTTAATGGCGGGAAGGGAAAAACTGGCGGAGAGAAGGGATCAAATTTCTTTGATTTTTTCCTGTCGATTAGCCCTTGCAGGAAAAGGATAAGCCCTTTGAAACGGCAGGTATCATTGAGCTGGAGAGCGTCTTTGAATTGCCTTGGCCAGGGTGTATTTGTCGGCATATTTGATATCCATACCCATGGGAATACCACATGCCAGGCGGGTGACATTGATTGGAGCATGCTGGAGGATGTCGATGAGGTAGGAGGCTGTCGCTTCGCCGGGCACAGTTGAACTGGTGGCGATAATTACCTCTTTGACGACACCGCTTTCGATGCGGGCGAGGAGTTCTTTGATTTTCAGTTCATCCGGCCCCATTCCGTCTATAGGGGAGATGACACCGTGGAGGATGTGATAATGGCCGCGGAAGGAGTCGGTTTTCTCGATGGCCAGCAGATCCCCGGATTGCTCGACCACGCACAAAGTGTCGGCCTGGCGGCGTGGATCGGCGCAGATTGCACAGGGGTCCTGGTCGGAAAAAGAAAAGCAGCAGGAACAGAGCTGGATAGAGTCGTGAAGCTTGGCTAGGGACTCGGCTAGTTCTCCTGCTTGGGCTCGCGGTTTGCGCAAAATACTCAGAGCCAGGCGGGTTGCGGTCTTTCGGCCGATGCCCGGAAGGCGGGCCAGGTTGTCGATGAGTTTTTCCAGGGCTGGCGGGATGACCTGCATACAGCTCTCTACGATTGCATGAAATTGGAGAGGCCAGGCAGGTTCAGGCCGCCGGTGAGCTGTGCGAGTTCACTCTTGCTAAGTTCCTTGGCCTTGCGAAGAGCGTCGTTGGTTGCGGCAACGATGAGATCCTGCAGCATCTCGGGCTCGTTGGCATCGATAACCACTTTTTCAATCGCCGCCGAAAGGACCTCTCCCTGGCCATTGACGGTTATCTGCACCATGCCACCACCGGCGCTGCCGACGATGCTTTTTTTTGCCAGATCCTGTTGGATTTTGGCCATTTTTTCCTGCATGACTTTTGCCTGCTGCATGAGACTGCTTAAATCCATAATATAAATCCTGGTGGTGTTTTTGAGAAAAGGCTGCTTAGGGCGAAGGCTTATTTATTATGCTGGCTTATGCGAATGTCGCCGACATCGCCGTTGAAAATCTCTGCCGCCATAATCACCAGAGGGTCGCTGGCGAGTTGGGCTCTTTTCTGGTTTGGCGATTCGCCGTTGCTTGCCTCTTGTGGATCCTCGTTCTTTGGAACGACAAATCTGAGCCGTAAGGGTTTCTGGAAAAAATCGACGGCAAACTCGGTGAGGATCTGTCGATGCTCTTTTTGCCGTAATAGCGAGCAGTTAGCTGGATCGCTGTAGGTTAATTGCAATTCGTCTTCACCTTCCAAACGCACACCGTCGGCCCTTTGCAGGTCCTGCGCCATCCAGACCTTTCGCTCTTTAACAAAATGAATGAATTCAAGCCAGTCTTTCCGCACGCTTTTTACGTGGGGGTGGCTCTTCGTTTCTTTCACTTCCGGTGCCGCGGGTTTTTGCGGAGTGGCTTCTTCGGCTTGAACTTGGGCCGGCTGCAGTGGAGCTGCGCCAATTTTTTCGGTAGCCGGCTTGTTGTCCGGTATTTTCTCAGGTGGCGGGCCCACCTCCAGCGGGGCTGAAGGCTGGCTGGTCTCCTGCACCGCTTTCGTTACCGGCTGTTCGATCTTTTTGGCCACGACATGTGTTGCCTGTTCGGGGGGCAAAAACGTCGTCGCCGGGCAGGCGGGCAGTGAGTCGAGGATTTCCTTGAGATGGCCGAGAAGCGTGGTAACCGGGACAACATTGGCGGATTCGATGATTTTTAAAAAGGCCGTTTCCATTGTCAGTCGCGGTTGATTGGCGAATCTCAGTTCTTCGGCCATGGCCATGAGGAGGGCGAGTTTCAGGTGCAGGGTTTCCCGGGTGTAGTTTGTGGCGAGGCTCTGCAACTCGGAAAGCTCTTCGGTGGGAAGGTCGATCAGCCCCGTGCAACCGTCGATTTTACAGAGCACTAGGGCACGGAAACAGGCCATAAGGTCATCGGCAAACCGTTTGATATCAATACCAAAGCTGAAGATCTCGGCAAGAGCTGTGAGTACCTCGGTAAGCGAACCCTCAAGTAAGCCCCTGGTCAGGCGCATGAGCACCTCGCGGCTCACCAGGCCGAGAACCTCAACGACATCCTGGCTGGTGATAGTTTTTTCGCCAAAGGAAAACATCTGGTCAAGGAGGCTCAAGCCGTCGCGCACCGATCCACCCGCCTCGCGGACGATGAGGGAGAGGGCGGCAGGTTCGATGGCAAAGCCCTCCTGGGCGGCGAGCTTTTGGAAATGGTCATAGAGCTCACCGGCACTGATCCTTTTCAGTTCGTATTGCTGACACCTGGAGAGAATGGTGACGGGGATCTTGTGGATTTCCGTGGTGGCGAACATAAAATAGACGTGCGCCGGAGGCTCCTCCAAGGTTTTTAACAGGGCGTTGAAGGCCTCGGTGGTGAGCATGTGTACTTCATCGATGATGATGATGCGGTACTGCGCCGAGGTTGGGAGAAACTTGATTTTCTCCTTGAGTTCCCGAATCTCCTGGATGCCCCGGTTCGAAGCGCCGTCGATCTCGGTGAGGTCAAAGGATGAGCCTGAGGCAATTTCCCGGCATGAGGGGCATTGGTCGCAGGGTCGATCAGCCGGTTCAGCCTGGCAATTGATTGCCTTGGCCATGATGCGGGCGATGGTGGTCTTGCCGACACCCCGCACTCCGGAAAACAGAAGGGCATGGGCCACCCGGTTGCGGAGGATGCTGTTCTGCAGGGTGCGTATTACCGGACGTTGGCCGACGACCTGATCGAAAGTCTGCGGGCGGGATTTCCTGGCAAGTACGAGATAGGACATGCAACACCGTGGCTGGTCTTGAAAAACTGGTACGTGAAGCGCTGGAAAAATGATAGCCGGGTTACCTGCGGCACACAAAGAGTGTCGCTACCGTTGCTTCCTTCCGGACCTGGCGGGGTTCGCGATTCTTTGTTGCGCAGGGCCCGGCTATCAAAGTCGAACTCATATGGTGGCGGAGAGAGTGAGATTCGAACTCACGGTACTTGCGTACACACGCGTTCCAGGCGTGCACCTTAAGCCACTCGGTCATCTCTCCAACTCGAATGCTCAAAAATGTGTGGTACTATGTATACCGTCATCTGTCTTTTGGCAACCAAAAAAGTCATGGCGATTTTAAAAAGGGCGGGGTCTGGACTGCGGCGGCGCTCCGTCTACCGCGGAAGAAATTCTTCAGCAAAGCGGCGCATTCAATGGCTAAAACGCCGCCGGTGACAGTTATCTTGTGGTTCAGCCGCTGGTCATTGCCAAGGGTATACAGGGAGGTCGCGGCGCCGGTTTTCGGATCGGTGGCCCCATACACCAGCCGGCTGACCCGTGCCTGGATCAAGGCCCCCATGCACATGATGCACGGTTCAAGGGTGACGTACATTGTTGTTTCCGGCAGACGGTAGTTGCCCAGGCGTTTCGCTGCCCCCCTGATGGCGAGAATCTCCGCGTGGGCCGATGGGTCGGATAGGCTTATTGGACTATTGCCGGCAGCGGCCAGCAACTGTTCTCCGGCAACTAGCACCGCACCAACCGGGACCTCACCCCATAGTCCGGCCTCTCTGGCTTGCTGCAGGGCGAGTGCCATCCACTGTTCGTCGATCTCTATCATTTTTCGGGTATCGATAACATTATTTTGCATTTTCCGCGCAATGCCCTTATAAGGGGAGGGTAAAGAGTTACGAATTTGAAATATCATTTACTGTCTTGTAATCAATTCTATGTATAAAATACTTATTTATGATTCACTCAATGTGACGAGTGATTGTATGACTTCGGCCTTAAGAGATCGTTGTGAGTTGACTACTATAGCCAATGAAGACGATTTTCAAGCGGAGATTCGAGCTCGCCAGTTTGATTTGATCTTTATTGATATCGACTCCCTGGATGGGCAATTCTTGGCGCTTCTCCGGCAGATCCACAATAAGGATCCCTTCCTGCCGATCATCATGACCAGCAAGGTGGAAAAGGCCGAGATCATTGTCCAGGCGATGAACGAGGGGGCGAGCGACTTTCTTGTCCAGCCGATTGCCCAGAGCCGGGTCAATATCGCCGTCGACAAGGCCATCCAGATCCGTGATCAGCGCTTTGAGATCGCCTATCATCGCCGCAAGCAGGATGTGGTCTACGACTTCAAGGATGTCGTCGCCCACAGTCGTATCATGCAGCAGATTCTCAAGAGCCTTGAGCGTTTCGCCAAGACCGACTCGACCATTCTCATTACCGGCGATACCGGGACCGGCAAATCGTTTTTATCGGGAACGGTGCATTTTAACTCGCCGCGCCGGCAGAAACCCTTCGTCAAGATCAACTGTGCCAATATTCCCGAAGATCTCCTCGAATCGGAATTGTTCGGGCATGAAAAGGGGGCCTTCACCGGCGCCGATAAGCAGCGGATCGGCAGGTTTGAGCAGGCCAGCGGCGGCACAATTTTTCTCGACGAGATTGGCGAGATGAATATGCGTCTGCAAACCAAGCTGTTGCGGGTCCTTGAGGAGAAATCCTTTGAGCGGGTGGGGGGCAACAAGACCATTTACAGCGACGTGCGGATCATCGCTGCCACCAACAAGGATCTGGTTGGGCAGGTAGAGAAAGGCCTGTTTCGTGAGGATCTGTATTACCGCATCAATGTCCTGCCGGTCAGTCTGCCCTCGCTTCGCGACCGGCGTGCCTGCATCCTGCCCCTGTCAGAACTCCTCCTGAAGAAATGCTGCACCTCCATGCACCGCGATATCCACGGCTTCACCGACAAGTCCATGAGCCTGATCCAGGACTACGACTGGCCCGGTAATATCCGCCAATTGGCCAACACCATTGAACGGGCGGTGATCCTTGAAGATGACCGGCGGGTGCACTCCTATAACCTGGCCTTGCCGGAAAAATCGTCGCGGCCGTCCGGGGTGATCATCCCGCAACCGGTCAGCAAGGAAGAGGCTGGAGCGTTGCCGAGCGATCTTTCCGAATCCCTGGCCGAACAGGAGAAGGACCTCATCCTGAGGGTGCTTGATGAGTGTCTGTGGGTGCAGAAGAATGCCGCGATAAAACTCGGCATAAGCCCTAGGGCCCTGAACTATAAAATCAGCAAGCTGAAAATTGCCCATCCGCATTGGCGGCGCAATAAGGTCATCGAATAAAGCTGAGTAGAGCAGCTTGTTTGCTCATACGAAACTGGCCCTTGCGGTAACACTACTCGATTTTTGCTACCATCTCCTCGATCACGGCAAGGCCGGTCTGCCAAAACTGTGGGTTGTCGAGGTCAATTCCGAAGGGTTGCAGGAGCTCATAAGGCGACAGAGACCCTCCCTCGCTGAGAAGCTCAAAATATTTATCGACAAAGGCCGCTCCCTCCCGGCGATAGATGCCGTACAGGGCGAGGACCAGCAGTTCGCCAAAGGCATAAGAGTAGACATAACCCGGGGTCTCCAGGAAGTGCGGGATATAGGACCACCAGATACCGTAGTCGTCACCCAAGTGGACCGTGTCGCCGAACATCGCTTTCTGGGTCGTTAGCCAGTAATCACTCAGTTGGTCGCTGCTCAGCTCTCCATGCTCTCGCCTGCCCTCGTGCATCAGGTGCTCGAAGCGGTTCATGGCCGTTTGCCGGAAGACGGTTGCGAATATCGATTCGAGCTTCTGGCAGATGAAGGCACGTTGCTCGTTCTTGTCCCGGAGTAGAGCCAGTTGGCTGTTGAAGACCAGCAGTTCGGCGAAGACCGAGGCGGTTTCGGCAAGCGGCAGCGGTGTGTCGCTGTTAAAATGGCCCTTGCTTGCGGCAAGCACCTGGTGCACG comes from the Desulforhopalus sp. genome and includes:
- the rplT gene encoding 50S ribosomal protein L20 → MPRVTRGFKARRRRNKVLKLAKGYRGGKSRLYKTATEAVDRALVYAFRDRRVKKRDFRQLWIARINAGAHMNDMSYSKLMGGLKKANVGLDRKVLANLAILDAAAFSKVVQIAREANA
- the dnaX gene encoding DNA polymerase III subunit gamma/tau; this encodes MSYLVLARKSRPQTFDQVVGQRPVIRTLQNSILRNRVAHALLFSGVRGVGKTTIARIMAKAINCQAEPADRPCDQCPSCREIASGSSFDLTEIDGASNRGIQEIRELKEKIKFLPTSAQYRIIIIDEVHMLTTEAFNALLKTLEEPPAHVYFMFATTEIHKIPVTILSRCQQYELKRISAGELYDHFQKLAAQEGFAIEPAALSLIVREAGGSVRDGLSLLDQMFSFGEKTITSQDVVEVLGLVSREVLMRLTRGLLEGSLTEVLTALAEIFSFGIDIKRFADDLMACFRALVLCKIDGCTGLIDLPTEELSELQSLATNYTRETLHLKLALLMAMAEELRFANQPRLTMETAFLKIIESANVVPVTTLLGHLKEILDSLPACPATTFLPPEQATHVVAKKIEQPVTKAVQETSQPSAPLEVGPPPEKIPDNKPATEKIGAAPLQPAQVQAEEATPQKPAAPEVKETKSHPHVKSVRKDWLEFIHFVKERKVWMAQDLQRADGVRLEGEDELQLTYSDPANCSLLRQKEHRQILTEFAVDFFQKPLRLRFVVPKNEDPQEASNGESPNQKRAQLASDPLVIMAAEIFNGDVGDIRISQHNK
- the infC gene encoding translation initiation factor IF-3, with translation MNRKGRSVPAQREGQSVTNEAIRFPKVRLIDADGNQLGIVSSEEAKNIAFEAGLDLVVVSENADPPVCRVMNYDKFRYEQKKKTQEAKKKQTVIETKEIKFRPKTDDHDLNFKIKNIKKFLAEKNKVKLTMRFRGREIVYCETIGLDSMNKIAEALKEDATIIQEPKMEGRQLVMFVGPKG
- the thrS gene encoding threonine--tRNA ligase, translating into MPEITVTLFEGESISVPAGTTVQEALSSLLSNKQRKLTVAARIGEAIVDFATPLHTDTELVPIQIGSDEALDVLRHSTAHIMALAVREIFGKEVKIAIGPSIENGFYYDFLHTQPFSPEDFEAIEAKMEELGRRALPFQRTEISSSDAIKRFTAEQEKFKVELIEDLRTESVSLYQVGEFADLCRGPHLPNTSFIRAFKLLRVAGAYWRGDETRDVLQRIYGTAFFDKKDLKKYLSDLEEAKKRDHRKLGKELQLFTIKDEIGPGLILWQPKGAQLRRLIEDFWKDEHYRHDYELLYTPHIARQDLWKTSGHLDFYSENMYSSMDIDEVKYQLKPMNCPFHIGIFNSDKRSYRDLPIRWCELGTVYRYERAGALHGLLRVRGFTQDDAHIFCRPDQLEDEILNILDLNLHILRSFGFADYDIYLSTRPAKYVGSDENWEKATEALKLALENRGLAYKIDPGEGVFYGPKIDIKIKDQLGRSWQCSTIQVDFNLPERFQMHFTGTDNADHQPIMIHRALMGSLERFIGVLIEHYAGAFPLWFAPVQARILNITDDQADYCEEIYQQLRKAGVRVEKDLRNEKLNYKIREAQVAKIPYMLIIGDKEKSEQTVTVRQRDGANLPPMAIAEFAEKIASEVRTGRGY
- the recR gene encoding recombination mediator RecR → MQVIPPALEKLIDNLARLPGIGRKTATRLALSILRKPRAQAGELAESLAKLHDSIQLCSCCFSFSDQDPCAICADPRRQADTLCVVEQSGDLLAIEKTDSFRGHYHILHGVISPIDGMGPDELKIKELLARIESGVVKEVIIATSSTVPGEATASYLIDILQHAPINVTRLACGIPMGMDIKYADKYTLAKAIQRRSPAQ
- a CDS encoding YbaB/EbfC family nucleoid-associated protein, with the translated sequence MDLSSLMQQAKVMQEKMAKIQQDLAKKSIVGSAGGGMVQITVNGQGEVLSAAIEKVVIDANEPEMLQDLIVAATNDALRKAKELSKSELAQLTGGLNLPGLSNFMQS
- the tadA gene encoding tRNA adenosine(34) deaminase TadA — protein: MQNNVIDTRKMIEIDEQWMALALQQAREAGLWGEVPVGAVLVAGEQLLAAAGNSPISLSDPSAHAEILAIRGAAKRLGNYRLPETTMYVTLEPCIMCMGALIQARVSRLVYGATDPKTGAATSLYTLGNDQRLNHKITVTGGVLAIECAALLKNFFRGRRSAAAVQTPPFLKSP
- a CDS encoding sigma-54 dependent transcriptional regulator encodes the protein MYKILIYDSLNVTSDCMTSALRDRCELTTIANEDDFQAEIRARQFDLIFIDIDSLDGQFLALLRQIHNKDPFLPIIMTSKVEKAEIIVQAMNEGASDFLVQPIAQSRVNIAVDKAIQIRDQRFEIAYHRRKQDVVYDFKDVVAHSRIMQQILKSLERFAKTDSTILITGDTGTGKSFLSGTVHFNSPRRQKPFVKINCANIPEDLLESELFGHEKGAFTGADKQRIGRFEQASGGTIFLDEIGEMNMRLQTKLLRVLEEKSFERVGGNKTIYSDVRIIAATNKDLVGQVEKGLFREDLYYRINVLPVSLPSLRDRRACILPLSELLLKKCCTSMHRDIHGFTDKSMSLIQDYDWPGNIRQLANTIERAVILEDDRRVHSYNLALPEKSSRPSGVIIPQPVSKEEAGALPSDLSESLAEQEKDLILRVLDECLWVQKNAAIKLGISPRALNYKISKLKIAHPHWRRNKVIE
- the rpmI gene encoding 50S ribosomal protein L35, with translation MPKMKTNRGAAKRFKVTGSGKIKRSKAFSSHILTKKSTKRKRGLRQSDMVDATNLKGIRKILPYM